In a genomic window of Rhinoderma darwinii isolate aRhiDar2 chromosome 10, aRhiDar2.hap1, whole genome shotgun sequence:
- the LOC142662168 gene encoding galactoside alpha-(1,2)-fucosyltransferase 2-like, translated as MRVSYIYHTKPDANMFMTPIKEQKAVEKELELVLSKPKQLTGVWTINALGRMGNLMGQYATLYALSKMNGHQAYILPEMHTKLSKIFKIKLPVLHQETINRIQWRHYGLHDWMSDEYRHIEGEYVSLDGFPCSFTLYHHIKNEILHEFTFQNFVREESNAYLEKIRGDRKNVTFVAVHVRRGDFVHIMPDIKAVLADKGYLQKAMDYFRQKYENPLFVVSSNGMDWCKENINNSLSDVHFAGDGQESSPGRDFALLAHCNHTIMSMGTFSFWIAYLVGGETIYLTNYTLPDSTFLDHFKYEASYLPEWIGIPADLSPLLNKRS; from the coding sequence ATGAGAGTCTCCTATATTTATCACACCAAGCCGGATGCTAATATGTTCATGACCCCGATAAAAGAACAAAAAGCTGTTGAAAAAGAATTGGAGCTGGTATTAAGCAAACCCAAACAACTGACGGGTGTTTGGACTATCAATGCCTTAGGACGTATGGGCAACTTAATGGGCCAGTATGCAACACTTTATGCCCTTTCGAAGATGAATGGTCATCAAGCTTACATTTTGCCAGAGATGCATACAAAACTGTCAAAGATCTTTAAAATTAAATTACCTGTGCTTCACCAAGAGACCATTAATCGCATCCAATGGAGACATTATGGACTTCATGACTGGATGTCGGATGAGTACAGACACATTGAAGGCGAATATGTCAGCCTTGATGGTTTCCCTTGTTCATTTACTCTCTACCACCATATAAAGAATGAGATACTTCACGAATTTACTTTCCAAAATTTTGTCAGAGAGGAGTCTAACGCTTATCTTGAGAAGATTAGAGGAGACCGGAAGAATGTGACCTTTGTCGCAGTccacgtcaggagaggtgactttGTGCATATCATGCCAGACATAAAAGCAGTTCTTGCTGATAAAGGTTATTTGCAAAAAGCCATGGACTACTTCAGACAAAAGTATGAAAACCCTCTCTTTGTGGTCTCCAGTAATGGTATGGATTGGTGTAAAGAGAATATAAACAATTCACTTAGTGATGTCCACTTTGCTGGAGATGGCCAGGAGAGCTCGCCTGGTCGGGATTTTGCCTTGCTTGCACACTGTAACCACACCATCATGAGCATGGGGACGTTTAGTTTTTGGATTGCTTATTTGGTAGGAGGGGAAACTATCTATTTAACAAACTACACATTACCCGATTCCACCTTCCTTGATCATTTTAAATATGAAGCTTCTTATCTTCCAGAATGGATTGGAATTCCAGCGGACCTCTCACCACTTCTTAACAAAAGATCCTGA